In Longimicrobiaceae bacterium, the following are encoded in one genomic region:
- a CDS encoding SusC/RagA family TonB-linked outer membrane protein, producing the protein MTRLSRRHRALATALALAALCAASVPSLAAQATGTIRGRVTNASSQRPLSGAPVAIPGTNRRAVTDETGSYQIANVPAGSRTVRAEMIGFAPVERAVSVTAGGTATADFALSESAISLDALVVTATGEARTREIATSMAKISSQNIENAPVSNPQDVIAGRAPGVTVMSNSGQPGAGGTIRIRGTNSVSQGNSPLIYVDGVRIYHEGGPVALAARQGSLPLNDISAEDIESIEIVKGAAATTLYGTEASGGVIQIFTKRGTAGPPVWSAEVTTGMSRMGHVGPSSDRNGLFMNRCSGDGLFGVNYDLPRSRTKPDTVRFVDVTCPSGGSWLKDGGIRRYNLSVRGGAENMTYFLSGNYGGETGVIAPAGGGTLGVDGEPGWNKDGGIRGNFSFQPSGKLEFSLNSAYTRRVTRWVPDGNNGSGLLLNVSRGPFNNFKGGKGDQCSGVQVTCLSNGYILTQQNFNRGDHFITGLTMNYRPTERLSNRLSVGYDFNSQNNQTVYPYGYPNVALGLIWAQDWEHSKLSVDYVGSFQDEIASLASTFSWGAQLFEDRDTYTRVNGENFAGPGEPTLESAAKVLLSRDRNQRVINAGLFLQEMVGWRDRLFVTAGMRVDGNSAFGEEFGLQMYPKLSASYVLSDHDFWPQWWDAMKLRAAMGWSGKAPGAFDAVKTWDPIAGDEGTPGVSPRQLGNPNLGPERTREYEAGMDASLFGGRLGLDLTAYRQNTFDALIPVEYPPSQGFIFSQLENVGELQNTGFEAQLNGGVLQTSMLDWRARVNYSQVRSEVIDVDGREISTGSGTFVKEGFAIPAYFGAKITNPDRFEDPLVEENAFIGGGYPTRTVGVGTTLTFRDRVTLDALGEYQGGHYLANWVGYQNARRGTWAPCHDVQEKLFAAQRGNTSALEGVTARQRAQCAIDRTKMNDDYWIEPADFFKLRTVSLTYELPSRWLLGGRSASVTLAGRNLFKSSGYSGTDPEVYDARDASNGDAVNELGRRDYYNLPPVRSVMASVRVSF; encoded by the coding sequence ATGACCCGCCTATCTCGTAGGCACCGGGCGCTGGCAACCGCCCTCGCGCTGGCGGCGCTCTGCGCCGCGAGCGTACCCTCGCTGGCCGCGCAGGCAACCGGCACCATCCGCGGCCGGGTGACCAACGCCTCCAGCCAGCGCCCCCTGAGCGGCGCGCCCGTGGCGATCCCGGGCACCAACCGCCGTGCCGTCACCGACGAGACCGGCTCGTACCAGATCGCCAACGTCCCCGCCGGAAGCCGCACCGTGCGCGCGGAGATGATCGGCTTCGCGCCCGTGGAGCGCGCGGTGAGCGTCACGGCCGGTGGAACCGCCACCGCCGACTTCGCGCTGTCGGAGTCCGCCATCTCGCTCGACGCCCTGGTGGTCACCGCCACCGGCGAGGCGCGCACGCGGGAGATCGCGACCAGCATGGCCAAGATCAGCTCGCAGAACATCGAGAACGCGCCCGTCTCCAACCCGCAGGACGTGATCGCCGGCCGCGCGCCCGGAGTCACGGTGATGTCCAACTCCGGGCAGCCGGGGGCGGGCGGCACCATCCGCATCCGCGGGACGAACAGCGTCAGCCAGGGGAACTCCCCGCTGATCTACGTCGACGGCGTGCGGATCTACCACGAGGGCGGGCCCGTCGCGCTGGCGGCACGCCAGGGGAGCCTTCCGCTGAACGACATCAGCGCGGAAGACATCGAGAGCATCGAGATCGTGAAGGGCGCCGCCGCGACGACCCTGTACGGGACTGAGGCGTCCGGCGGGGTGATCCAGATCTTCACCAAGCGGGGGACGGCGGGGCCCCCGGTGTGGAGCGCGGAGGTCACGACCGGGATGAGCCGCATGGGCCACGTGGGCCCCTCCAGCGACCGGAACGGTCTGTTCATGAACCGCTGCAGCGGCGACGGCCTGTTCGGGGTCAACTACGACCTCCCCCGGTCCAGGACCAAGCCCGACACGGTGCGCTTCGTGGACGTCACCTGCCCCTCCGGCGGGTCCTGGCTCAAGGACGGCGGGATCCGGCGCTACAACCTCTCGGTGCGCGGAGGCGCCGAGAACATGACGTACTTCCTCTCCGGGAACTACGGGGGCGAGACCGGGGTGATCGCCCCCGCGGGCGGCGGTACCCTGGGCGTCGACGGCGAGCCGGGGTGGAACAAGGACGGCGGGATCCGCGGCAACTTCTCCTTCCAGCCGAGCGGGAAGCTGGAGTTCTCGCTGAACAGCGCGTACACCCGGCGCGTGACCCGCTGGGTCCCGGACGGGAACAACGGGAGCGGCCTCCTCCTCAACGTCTCCCGCGGGCCGTTCAACAACTTCAAGGGCGGGAAGGGCGACCAGTGCTCGGGCGTCCAGGTGACCTGCCTCTCCAACGGCTACATCCTGACCCAGCAGAACTTCAACCGGGGCGACCACTTCATCACCGGGTTGACGATGAACTACCGGCCGACGGAGCGGCTCAGCAACCGGCTGTCGGTGGGGTACGACTTCAACTCCCAGAACAACCAGACCGTCTACCCCTACGGGTACCCCAACGTCGCGCTCGGCCTCATCTGGGCCCAGGACTGGGAGCACTCCAAGCTGTCGGTCGACTACGTCGGGTCGTTCCAGGACGAGATCGCCTCGCTCGCGTCCACCTTCTCCTGGGGCGCGCAGCTCTTCGAGGACCGCGACACCTACACCCGGGTCAACGGGGAGAACTTCGCGGGCCCGGGGGAGCCCACCCTCGAGTCCGCCGCCAAGGTCCTGCTTTCCAGGGACCGGAACCAGCGCGTGATCAACGCCGGCCTCTTCCTCCAGGAGATGGTCGGCTGGCGGGACCGCCTCTTCGTGACCGCCGGGATGCGCGTGGACGGGAACAGCGCCTTCGGCGAGGAGTTCGGGCTCCAGATGTACCCGAAGCTGAGCGCCTCCTACGTCCTCTCCGACCACGACTTCTGGCCCCAGTGGTGGGACGCGATGAAGCTCCGGGCCGCCATGGGGTGGTCGGGGAAGGCGCCGGGCGCCTTCGACGCGGTGAAGACCTGGGACCCGATCGCGGGCGACGAGGGGACGCCGGGCGTGAGCCCGCGGCAGCTCGGCAACCCGAACCTCGGGCCCGAGCGCACCCGCGAGTACGAGGCCGGGATGGACGCCAGCCTCTTCGGCGGGAGGCTGGGGCTCGACCTCACCGCGTACCGCCAGAACACCTTCGACGCCCTGATCCCGGTGGAGTATCCGCCCTCGCAGGGGTTCATCTTCTCGCAGCTGGAGAACGTCGGCGAGCTGCAGAACACCGGCTTCGAGGCGCAGCTCAACGGCGGGGTCCTCCAGACCTCCATGCTCGACTGGCGGGCGCGCGTGAACTACTCGCAGGTCAGGAGCGAGGTCATCGACGTGGACGGGCGGGAGATCTCCACCGGGAGCGGGACGTTCGTGAAGGAGGGCTTCGCGATCCCCGCCTACTTCGGGGCGAAGATCACCAACCCCGACCGGTTCGAGGATCCCCTCGTGGAGGAGAATGCCTTCATCGGCGGGGGATACCCGACGCGCACCGTGGGCGTGGGGACCACGCTCACCTTCCGGGACAGGGTCACGCTGGACGCCCTGGGTGAGTACCAGGGCGGGCACTACCTGGCGAACTGGGTGGGCTACCAGAACGCCCGCCGCGGCACCTGGGCCCCCTGCCACGACGTCCAGGAGAAGCTCTTTGCCGCCCAGCGGGGGAACACCTCCGCCCTGGAGGGGGTGACGGCGCGGCAGCGGGCGCAGTGCGCCATCGACCGCACCAAGATGAACGACGACTACTGGATCGAGCCCGCGGACTTCTTCAAGCTGCGGACCGTCTCCCTCACCTACGAGCTGCCGAGCCGGTGGCTGCTGGGAGGCCGCTCCGCCAGCGTCACCCTGGCCGGGCGGAACCTGTTCAAGAGCAGCGGCTACAGCGGCACGGACCCGGAGGTCTACGACGCGCGCGACGCGAGCAACGGCGACGCGGTCAACGAGCTGGGGCGGCGCGACTACTACAACCTCCCGCCGGTACGGTCGGTCATGGCGTCCGTGCGCGTGAGCTTCTAA